Proteins co-encoded in one Amaranthus tricolor cultivar Red isolate AtriRed21 chromosome 7, ASM2621246v1, whole genome shotgun sequence genomic window:
- the LOC130817508 gene encoding dnaJ protein homolog → MFGRAPKKSNNTKYYEILGVPKSASPDDLKKAYKKAAIKNHPDKGGDPEKFKELAHAYEVLSDPEKREIYDQYGEDALKEGMGGGGGGHDPFDIFSSFFGGNPFGGGGSSRGRRQRRGEDVIHPLKVSLEDLYNGTSKKLSLARNVICSKCKGKGSKSGASMNCPGCQGSGVKISIRQLGPSMIQQMQHTCNDCKGTGETINDRDRCPQCKGEKVVQEKKVLEVHVEKGMQSRQKITFPGEADEAPDTVTGDIVFILQQKEHSKFKRKGDDLFYEHNLLLTEALCGFQFVLAHLDNRQLLIKSGPGEVVKPDSFKAINDEGMPMHQRPFMKGNLYIHFTVEFPDTLTLDQCKSLEAVLPPRSSPLLTDMELDECEETTLHNVNMEEEMRRKEARAHQEAYDEDEDEDMHGGGQRVQCAQQ, encoded by the exons atgTTTGGAAGAGCAcccaaaaaaagtaataatacgAAGTATTATGAGATCTTGGGAGTGCCGAAAAGTGCTTCTCCTGATGATCTAAAGAAGGCTTATAAGAAAGCTGCCATTAAGAATCATCCTGATAAGGGCGGTGATCCTGAAAAG TTTAAGGAATTGGCTCATGCCTATGAGGTTTTAAGTGATCCCGAAAAGCGTGAGATATACGATCAATATGGAGAGGATGCCCTTAAGGAAGGGATGGGCGGTGGCGGTGGAGGACATGACCCATTTGATATCTTCTCCTCATTCTTTGGGGGAAATCCCTTTGGTG GTGGTGGGAGTAGTAGAGGTCGAAGGCAAAGAAGGGGGGAGGATGTCATCCATCCACTTAAGGTTTCATTGGAGGATCTTTACAATGGTACTTCCAAGAAACTGTCTCTTGCTCGTAATGTCATCTGCTCCAAGTGCAAGGG TAAAGGATCAAAATCTGGTGCTTCAATGAATTGTCCTGGCTGCCAAGGGTCTGGAGTGAAAATCTCAATCAGGCAGCTTGGTCCTTCTATGATCCAGCAGATGCAACATACTTGTAATGATTGCAAGGGTACCGGTGAAACCATTAATGACCGAGACCGTTGCCCACAATGTAAGGGTGAGAAGGTTGTGCAGGAGAAGAAAGTTTTGGAGGTTCATGTTGAGAAGGGAATGCAAAGTAGACAAAAGATTACATTTCCTGGAGAAGCTGATGAGGCC CCCGACACCGTCACAGGAGATATCGTATTTATCCTACAGCAGAAGGAGCACTCGAAATTCAAGCGAAAGGGTGATGATCTGTTTTACGAACATAACCTTTTGCTAACTGAGGCCCTCTGTGGTTTCCAGTTTGTATTAGCCCATCTCGACAATAGACAATTGCTAATAAAATCCGGGCCTGGAGAAGTTGTTAAACCAG ACTCGTTCAAGGCAATAAATGACGAAGGTATGCCCATGCATCAGAGACCATTCATGAAAGGGAACTTATACATCCACTTCACTGTAGAGTTCCCCGATACCCTTACATTAGACCAATGCAAGTCTCTAGAAGCTGTGCTTCCTCCGAGGTCGTCCCCACTGCTTACCGATATGGAGTTAGATGAATGTGAGGAGACAACTCTTCATAATGTCAATATGGAGGAGGAAATGCGCAGGAAGGAGGCTCGAGCCCACCAAGAGGCttatgatgaagatgaagatgaagatatgCATGGGGGTGGTCAGCGGGTTCAGTGTGCTCAACAATAA
- the LOC130817509 gene encoding dnaJ protein homolog — MFGRPPKKSDNTRYYEILGVPKTASPEDLKKAYKKAAIKNHPDKGGDPEKFKELAHAYEVLSDPEKREIYDQYGEDALKEGMGGGGGAHDPFDIFSSFFGGNPFGGGGSSRGRRQRRGEDVVHPLKVSLEDLYNGTSKKLSLSRNVICSKCKGKGSKSGASMNCPGCQGSGVKISIRHLGPMIQQMQHTCNDCKGTGETINDRDRCPQCKGEKVVQEKKVLEVHVEKGMKNGQKITFPGQADEAPDTVTGDIVFILQQKDHSKFKRKGDDLFYEHTLSLTQALCGFQFVLAHLDSRQLLIKSHPGEVVKPDSFKAINDEGMPMHQRPFMKGNLYIHFTVEFPDTLTLDQCKSLEAVLPPKSSPQLTAMELDECEETTLHNVDIEEEMRRKEARAQQEAYDEDEDMHGDGGAQRVQCAQQ; from the exons ATGTTTGGAAGGCCGCCCAAGAAGAGTGATAATACAAGGTATTATGAGATCTTGGGAGTACCCAAAACTGCTTCCCCTGAAGATCTGAAGAAGGCTTATAAAAAAGCTGCTATTAAGAATCATCCTGATAAGGGTGGGGATCCTGAAAAG TTTAAGGAATTGGCTCATGCTTATGAAGTTCTAAGTGATCCCGAAAAGCGTGAGATATATGATCAATATGGAGAGGATGCACTTAAGGAAGGtatgggtggtggtggtggagcaCATGACCCATTTGATATCTTCTCCTCATTCTTTGGAGGAAATCCCTTTGGCG GTGGTGGAAGTAGTAGAGGTCGAAGGCAGAGACGGGGGGAGGATGTTGTACACCCATTGAAGGTTTCTTTGGAGGATCTTTACAATGGTACTTCCAAGAAATTGTCCCTTTCTCGCAATGTCATCTGCTCCAAGTGCAAAGG TAAAGGATCAAAATCTGGTGCTTCAATGAATTGCCCTGGCTGCCAAGGGTCTGGAGTGAAAATCTCGATCAGGCATCTCGGTCCTATGATTCAGCAGATGCAACATACTTGTAATGATTGCAAGGGTACCGGTGAAACCATTAATGACCGAGACCGTTGCCCACAATGTAAGGGTGAGAAGGTTGTGCAAGAAAAGAAAGTTTTGGAGGTTCATGTTGAAAAGGGAATGAAAAATGGACAAAAAATAACTTTCCCTGGACAAGCTGACGAGGCT CCCGATACTGTCACTGGCGATATTGTGTTTATCTTACAGCAGAAGGATCACTCAAAATTCAAGCGAAAGGGTGATGATCTGTTTTATGAACATACCCTTTCACTAACTCAGGCCCTCTGTGGTTTCCAGTTTGTATTAGCCCATCTGGACAGTAGGCAATTGCTAATAAAATCTCATCCGGGAGAAGTTGTTAAGCCAG ATTCGTTCAAGGCAATTAACGACGAAGGTATGCCCATGCATCAGAGACCATTCATGAAGGGGAATCTATACATCCACTTCACTGTAGAGTTCCCCGATACCTTGACATTGGACCAATGCAAGTCTTTAGAGGCTGTGCTTCCTCCGAAGTCATCACCACAGCTTACTGCTATGGAGTTGGATGAATGTGAAGAGACAACTCTTCACAATGTCGACATCGAGGAGGAAATGCGCAGGAAGGAGGCTCGAGCCCAGCAAGAGGCttatgatgaagatgaagatatgCATGGAGATGGAGGTGCTCAAAGGGTTCAATGCGCTCAACAATAA